The Lewinellaceae bacterium genome includes a region encoding these proteins:
- a CDS encoding sugar porter family MFS transporter has translation MENRNVVLISVISALGGLLFGFDTAVISGTIAPVRDHFLLGVDMEGWFVSSALVGCMIGVSLSGMASDAFGRKKVLLASAIFFLVSAVGSALAGLVSSLVFYRIIGGTGIGIASILSPLYIAELSPSKLRGRLVALYQLAITIGILSAYLSNAAIVQIIGAESKETWRWMFGMEAAPALLFLFMLFYIPESPRWLLSKNKIEKARVILNQYLPAGEAADQIRFSEEEQLEKSRFWDIMKNRSLLWLLLIGALLASFSQLSGINAIIYYGPDILSNAGLTLSDSLGGQVTIGMVNVLFTFLAIWKIDAWGRKPLLLSGIIGVFLSLVMCGSYFFYGMEQPFLIIIFITAFIACFAFSYGPVTWIIISEIYPTKVRGTAMSIATLSLWLTNVLIAQVFPRMNAWSEWGAFVVFAGITLVAFFFVRFFIPETKNKSLEEIEKHLISAEIH, from the coding sequence ATGGAAAATAGAAACGTCGTTCTGATAAGCGTGATCTCCGCTTTGGGTGGATTGTTGTTCGGCTTTGATACCGCCGTCATTTCAGGGACTATTGCCCCGGTTAGGGACCATTTTTTGCTGGGGGTGGATATGGAAGGATGGTTTGTAAGTTCAGCTTTAGTCGGGTGTATGATCGGCGTTTCCCTCTCCGGGATGGCCAGCGATGCTTTCGGCAGAAAGAAGGTTTTATTGGCCTCTGCCATATTTTTCCTGGTCTCTGCGGTGGGTAGTGCACTGGCCGGTTTGGTTTCTTCATTGGTCTTTTATAGAATTATTGGGGGCACAGGTATTGGAATTGCCTCTATTCTTTCTCCTTTGTACATCGCTGAATTGTCTCCCTCAAAATTAAGGGGACGGCTGGTCGCTTTATACCAGTTGGCCATCACCATAGGTATTCTTTCGGCTTATTTATCCAATGCTGCCATCGTACAAATCATAGGTGCGGAAAGCAAAGAAACCTGGCGATGGATGTTCGGCATGGAGGCCGCGCCTGCGCTTCTTTTCCTGTTCATGTTGTTTTATATTCCGGAAAGCCCCCGGTGGCTGTTGTCCAAAAATAAAATTGAAAAAGCCAGGGTCATCCTGAATCAATACCTTCCGGCCGGGGAAGCGGCGGACCAGATCCGGTTTTCAGAGGAGGAACAGTTGGAAAAGAGCCGTTTCTGGGACATCATGAAAAACAGATCCCTGCTTTGGTTGTTGCTGATCGGTGCCCTGTTAGCTTCTTTTTCACAGTTGAGCGGAATCAATGCCATCATTTATTATGGTCCTGATATCCTGAGCAATGCCGGCCTTACCCTGAGTGATTCCCTTGGAGGGCAGGTCACCATTGGGATGGTGAATGTTTTGTTCACCTTTCTGGCCATTTGGAAAATTGATGCCTGGGGCAGAAAACCATTGCTGCTTTCCGGCATTATCGGCGTATTCCTTTCTTTGGTGATGTGCGGCAGTTACTTTTTTTACGGAATGGAACAACCCTTTCTTATCATTATTTTCATTACCGCCTTCATCGCCTGTTTTGCATTTTCCTACGGGCCGGTGACCTGGATCATTATTTCCGAAATTTATCCAACAAAAGTAAGAGGAACGGCCATGTCCATTGCGACTTTATCGCTTTGGTTGACCAACGTTTTAATTGCCCAGGTTTTCCCAAGGATGAACGCCTGGTCAGAGTGGGGCGCCTTTGTCGTTTTTGCGGGGATCACTCTGGTGGCGTTTTTCTTTGTCAGGTTCTTTATTCCGGAAACAAAGAACAAGAGTCTGGAGGAGATTGAAAAACATCTGATTTCCGCTGAAATTCATTAA
- the mnmH gene encoding tRNA 2-selenouridine(34) synthase MnmH yields the protein MVKKIQIETLLEDLTDRVLLDVRTPAEFEKGHIPGALNLPLFSDEERVVVGTAYKQENPQVALLKGLDFVGGKMRHFVEAAEKMAPGKKVTVHCWRGGKRSGSMAWLLDTAGYEVNVLDGGYKSYRNYIHEQLSQDFSNMLILGGFTGSAKTEILHAMKGLGEQFLDLEGIAHHKGSAFGALGQEEQPHVEQFENNLYKAFQGIDPATRFWVEDESRSIGRVYVPQLFWETMRKRPVIFLKRKLSHRVDHLVKGYACYSPEELTHSFEKIKKRLGGQHLNAALEAIEAKDYGKAAEIALNYYDKAYSNALGRRAETCEVIPFETAEESPEAIAKQLINFVKNGFVKGY from the coding sequence ATGGTAAAAAAAATTCAAATAGAAACGCTTTTGGAGGACCTGACAGACAGGGTGCTGTTGGATGTCCGGACTCCGGCAGAGTTTGAAAAAGGCCATATTCCGGGAGCCCTAAATCTTCCTTTGTTTTCCGATGAAGAGAGGGTAGTGGTCGGTACGGCCTATAAGCAGGAAAACCCGCAGGTAGCTCTGCTCAAAGGGCTTGATTTTGTGGGAGGAAAAATGAGGCATTTCGTAGAAGCAGCGGAAAAAATGGCACCGGGAAAAAAGGTGACGGTGCATTGTTGGCGTGGCGGGAAAAGAAGCGGTAGTATGGCCTGGTTACTCGACACGGCGGGTTATGAGGTAAACGTACTGGATGGAGGGTATAAATCCTACAGGAATTATATTCATGAACAGTTATCGCAGGACTTTTCAAATATGCTGATCCTGGGAGGTTTTACAGGGTCGGCTAAAACAGAAATTTTGCATGCGATGAAAGGGCTTGGAGAACAATTCCTGGACCTTGAAGGCATTGCTCATCATAAGGGTTCTGCCTTTGGTGCCCTCGGGCAGGAAGAGCAACCCCATGTGGAGCAGTTTGAGAATAACCTGTATAAAGCTTTTCAAGGCATTGATCCCGCCACCCGGTTCTGGGTTGAGGATGAAAGCCGGTCCATCGGAAGGGTTTATGTGCCTCAACTATTTTGGGAAACCATGCGCAAACGGCCCGTGATCTTTTTAAAAAGAAAGTTGTCGCACCGGGTGGATCATTTGGTAAAGGGGTACGCTTGTTATTCTCCTGAAGAGCTGACTCATTCATTTGAAAAGATCAAAAAACGGTTGGGGGGACAACATCTCAATGCTGCATTGGAAGCAATAGAGGCGAAGGATTATGGTAAGGCTGCCGAAATTGCCCTTAATTATTACGATAAAGCTTATTCAAACGCGCTGGGCCGACGGGCGGAGACTTGTGAGGTCATTCCCTTTGAGACTGCAGAGGAAAGTCCGGAAGCTATTGCAAAACAACTTATAAATTTCGTAAAGAATGGATTTGTTAAAGGATATTAA
- the surE gene encoding 5'/3'-nucleotidase SurE translates to MGRKLILVTNDDGIAAPGIRNLVEVARELADVVVVAPDSPQSGKGHAVTLSTPLRLHKVSVFSDVEAWECTGTPVDCVKLAMDVVLKKRRPDLCVSGINHGSNASINILYSGTVSAAMEASLEGTTAIGFSLLDYSFDANFDPAKPFIKTLIQDALDGKFGKGALLNVNIPNLPAEDLKGIKYCRQGDARWEEEFVEATDPRGQKYYWMTGKFVHRDKEVGSDIAALEDGFISVVPSMHDLTNYELLKHLNNNK, encoded by the coding sequence ATGGGACGTAAATTAATACTGGTTACAAATGATGATGGCATTGCAGCCCCGGGGATACGCAATTTGGTGGAGGTCGCAAGGGAACTGGCAGATGTAGTGGTGGTGGCTCCTGACTCACCTCAATCGGGGAAAGGACATGCTGTGACCCTCTCTACTCCTCTTCGGCTCCATAAGGTGTCGGTTTTTTCGGACGTTGAAGCATGGGAATGTACGGGTACGCCTGTGGATTGCGTAAAACTGGCCATGGATGTTGTGCTCAAAAAAAGAAGACCTGATTTATGCGTTTCGGGGATTAACCACGGGTCCAATGCTTCGATAAACATCCTGTACTCAGGAACCGTTTCTGCAGCCATGGAAGCCTCTCTCGAAGGAACCACAGCGATTGGATTTTCTTTGCTCGATTACAGCTTTGATGCCAATTTTGATCCGGCAAAACCTTTTATTAAAACGCTGATACAGGATGCCCTGGATGGAAAGTTTGGTAAAGGGGCCTTGTTGAATGTCAATATTCCCAATTTGCCGGCTGAAGATTTAAAAGGAATAAAATATTGCCGGCAGGGCGATGCACGCTGGGAGGAAGAATTTGTGGAAGCTACTGACCCTCGTGGACAAAAATACTACTGGATGACCGGAAAATTTGTACACCGTGATAAGGAAGTTGGATCAGATATCGCCGCTTTGGAGGATGGATTTATTTCCGTGGTACCTTCCATGCACGATTTGACTAATTATGAATTACTGAAGCATTTGAATAACAATAAATAA
- a CDS encoding biopolymer transporter ExbD: MGIKKRNKVSAAFSMSSLTDIIFLLLIFFMLTSSLVAPNGLNLKLPGTSKTKVVTTSKMDKIRMMRNGDYYLNGKSITLDMMESVLASKARKASPKLDVILAPDKDTPVEYVVAVMDIVMRLNINGIYSAEE; encoded by the coding sequence ATGGGAATTAAAAAAAGAAATAAAGTTAGTGCCGCTTTCAGCATGTCCTCTTTGACGGATATCATCTTTTTGTTGCTGATCTTCTTCATGCTGACTTCCTCTCTGGTTGCTCCTAACGGATTAAACCTGAAATTACCGGGGACTTCCAAAACAAAGGTGGTCACCACTTCCAAAATGGATAAAATCAGGATGATGCGCAACGGCGATTATTATCTCAACGGAAAAAGCATTACCCTCGATATGATGGAAAGCGTGCTGGCGAGTAAGGCCCGGAAGGCATCCCCAAAACTGGATGTAATTCTTGCGCCGGACAAAGATACTCCCGTTGAATACGTAGTGGCGGTTATGGATATCGTTATGCGCCTGAACATCAACGGCATCTATTCCGCGGAAGAATAG
- a CDS encoding NAD-dependent epimerase/dehydratase family protein yields MKKLLILGGTQFIGRNLVERLQKEDDFELTLFNRQMTGAELFQDVQKIKGDRSTDDIQQIAGKDWDFIIDLSCYFPEDMKGGLEQLSDSVKRYIFISTCSVYDNQKYQGKMRAEETPVLGCSREEMTDLSPQSYGNRKAECERILIKSGLDNVIFRPALVYGPFDHTDRFYYWMHQVKFNDLLLLPDNGDRSFSVTYVEDLAEAIIRALNPGVSGGVYNIISSPQTSIREIVNAAAGELGKKVDWINAGPEFLKASGISEWTDMPLWIDNDYFTYSNQRLQENFDLRLTNLKDSMTVCRKYYDSLNWHTPAYGLSDQQRIKLIHELETPT; encoded by the coding sequence ATGAAAAAATTACTTATCCTCGGAGGGACTCAATTCATTGGCCGCAACCTGGTCGAGCGATTGCAGAAGGAAGATGATTTTGAACTTACGTTGTTCAACCGTCAAATGACCGGAGCTGAGTTGTTTCAGGACGTTCAAAAAATTAAAGGAGACAGGAGCACCGACGATATCCAACAAATTGCCGGGAAAGACTGGGATTTTATCATCGACCTGTCGTGTTATTTTCCGGAGGATATGAAAGGGGGGCTTGAGCAATTATCGGATTCGGTCAAACGCTATATCTTTATTTCCACCTGTTCCGTTTATGATAATCAAAAATACCAGGGAAAAATGAGGGCCGAGGAAACTCCCGTATTGGGATGTTCGCGGGAAGAAATGACGGATCTTTCTCCACAGTCCTATGGGAACAGGAAAGCAGAATGTGAACGTATTTTAATTAAATCAGGGTTAGATAATGTCATTTTTCGACCCGCGCTTGTTTATGGTCCGTTTGACCATACTGATCGGTTTTATTACTGGATGCACCAGGTAAAGTTCAATGATCTTCTATTGTTGCCGGATAACGGGGACCGTTCTTTTTCGGTCACCTACGTGGAAGATCTTGCCGAAGCTATTATTCGGGCTTTAAATCCAGGTGTGTCCGGCGGCGTTTATAACATTATTTCCAGCCCGCAAACCTCCATTCGTGAAATAGTAAATGCTGCTGCGGGGGAATTGGGAAAAAAAGTGGATTGGATCAATGCCGGTCCCGAATTTTTAAAAGCTTCCGGAATCAGCGAGTGGACCGATATGCCGCTTTGGATTGATAACGACTATTTCACGTACAGCAACCAACGACTTCAGGAAAATTTTGACCTACGGCTCACAAACTTAAAAGATAGTATGACGGTGTGCCGAAAATATTACGATTCCTTGAATTGGCATACCCCTGCTTATGGGCTGTCGGATCAACAAAGAATTAAGCTGATCCACGAATTAGAAACCCCTACCTGA
- the holA gene encoding DNA polymerase III subunit delta → MTFEQIVGSIKKKEYHPVYFLHGTEPYFIDVISDLIEKSVLTESERAFNQVMLYGKDSDHLAVIDQARRYPMMSQYQVVIIKEAQEMKSLKELQNYVDHPTPSTLLVICHKHKKLNMSTTLGKKLKAKAVVFESSPLYDNQVPEWIIKYLGKKKLSISAQAAGIIAEYLGTDLSKIVNELDKLAINLAPGSEVTLANIETYIGISKDYNIFELQRALAERNVLKANRIVNYFADNPKKGPMPMVISSLYTFFSKVYMLHFLRNLSEQEVLQALQLRSAWFLKEFRLAARNFNLIKTEQVIDILKTYDLKSKGVGYNSTGKPEGDLLKEMIWKLLH, encoded by the coding sequence GTGACATTCGAACAAATAGTTGGCAGCATAAAGAAAAAAGAGTACCATCCGGTTTATTTCCTTCACGGAACAGAACCCTATTTCATTGATGTCATTTCCGATTTGATTGAAAAAAGCGTACTCACAGAAAGCGAGCGCGCCTTCAACCAGGTAATGTTATATGGAAAAGACTCCGATCACCTTGCCGTCATTGACCAGGCGAGACGCTACCCGATGATGTCTCAGTACCAGGTGGTCATTATCAAAGAGGCCCAGGAGATGAAGAGCCTCAAGGAATTGCAAAATTATGTGGATCACCCAACGCCCTCTACCCTCCTTGTCATTTGCCACAAACACAAAAAGCTGAATATGAGTACGACTTTGGGCAAAAAGCTCAAAGCCAAGGCTGTCGTTTTTGAATCCAGCCCCCTTTATGACAACCAGGTTCCTGAATGGATTATCAAATACCTCGGCAAAAAAAAGTTAAGCATCTCCGCCCAGGCCGCCGGTATTATCGCCGAATACCTGGGAACCGATCTGTCCAAAATTGTCAATGAACTGGACAAACTGGCCATAAACCTGGCTCCCGGCAGTGAAGTGACCCTGGCAAATATAGAAACCTATATCGGCATCAGTAAGGATTATAATATTTTCGAATTGCAGCGTGCCCTTGCCGAACGTAATGTCTTAAAAGCCAACCGCATCGTCAATTATTTTGCCGACAACCCCAAAAAAGGACCAATGCCCATGGTGATCAGCTCGCTTTACACCTTTTTTAGTAAAGTTTATATGCTCCATTTCCTGCGCAACCTGTCCGAACAGGAAGTGCTGCAGGCCTTACAGCTGCGCTCCGCCTGGTTCCTTAAAGAATTCCGCCTGGCGGCCAGGAATTTCAACCTGATCAAAACAGAACAGGTCATTGATATATTAAAAACGTACGACCTTAAATCAAAAGGAGTGGGTTATAACAGTACAGGAAAACCAGAAGGTGATCTGTTGAAAGAAATGATCTGGAAATTATTGCACTGA
- the selD gene encoding selenide, water dikinase SelD, which yields MDLLKDIKLTEYSHGAGCGCKIAPKVLDAILTNNGHHQIFEALLVGNDERDDAAVMDLGDGTAIISTTDFFMPIVDDPADFGRIASVNAISDVYAMGGKPILAIAILGWPIDKLPAELANEVINGARNACKEAGIPLAGGHSIDSPEPIFGLAVTGRVDIKNLKKNGGADLGCKLFLTKPIGVGILTTAQKQKKRLPEHDMLARNSMVQLNSIGEMLGTLPYVKAMTDVTGFGLLGHLAEMCEASGASARVDFEKVPFINKAVLDNYLEMGCIPGGTQRNWASYGHKIGPLSDQQKYLLCDPQTSGGLLVAVSPEHEQEFVHTMNLNGFELEAFGVITDQGDHLVEVV from the coding sequence ATGGATTTGTTAAAGGATATTAAACTGACAGAATACAGCCATGGTGCCGGCTGTGGCTGCAAAATTGCGCCGAAGGTACTGGACGCAATACTGACAAACAACGGGCATCACCAGATTTTTGAAGCCCTGCTGGTAGGGAATGACGAACGCGATGATGCGGCGGTCATGGACCTGGGGGACGGCACTGCAATAATAAGCACGACCGATTTTTTTATGCCCATTGTGGATGATCCTGCCGATTTTGGTCGTATTGCTTCCGTGAATGCCATCAGTGATGTTTATGCCATGGGAGGTAAACCCATCCTCGCGATCGCTATCCTGGGGTGGCCGATTGACAAACTGCCCGCTGAGTTGGCCAACGAGGTGATCAATGGTGCAAGGAACGCCTGCAAAGAAGCCGGAATCCCTCTGGCGGGCGGGCATAGTATCGACAGCCCGGAACCCATTTTTGGCCTGGCGGTCACAGGAAGGGTGGATATAAAAAACCTGAAAAAGAACGGAGGTGCGGATCTCGGGTGTAAATTATTTCTCACCAAGCCTATTGGCGTGGGGATTCTGACGACGGCACAAAAGCAAAAAAAACGATTGCCTGAGCACGATATGCTGGCACGGAACAGCATGGTCCAGTTGAACAGCATCGGTGAAATGCTCGGAACCTTGCCTTACGTCAAGGCGATGACCGATGTTACAGGTTTTGGCTTGCTGGGGCACCTTGCGGAAATGTGTGAGGCGAGTGGCGCAAGCGCCCGTGTTGATTTTGAAAAAGTGCCCTTTATAAACAAAGCCGTCCTCGACAATTACCTGGAAATGGGTTGTATCCCGGGAGGCACCCAACGCAACTGGGCGTCTTACGGACATAAAATTGGCCCCCTTTCCGATCAGCAAAAATACTTGTTATGCGATCCGCAAACCAGCGGTGGGTTACTCGTAGCGGTATCCCCTGAACATGAACAGGAGTTCGTGCATACCATGAACCTGAACGGATTTGAATTGGAAGCATTCGGGGTAATTACCGATCAGGGAGATCACCTGGTGGAGGTTGTTTAG
- a CDS encoding CBS domain-containing protein, with protein MMNEPISSIMTKDVITISPDATFNEVKKILFTNRIHHLPVVEKTKLVGIITSYDLVKIDEDFSKIQGNSIRSFMTKKIAKLEPEDKIGTAAEVFLENMFHGIPIVDSNNVLKGIVTTHDVLMFLFDREYPDHKINWRGGK; from the coding sequence ATGATGAATGAGCCCATCTCTTCGATTATGACTAAAGACGTGATCACGATTTCACCGGATGCCACGTTTAATGAGGTGAAAAAAATCCTTTTCACCAATAGGATTCATCATTTACCCGTTGTTGAAAAAACCAAACTGGTAGGTATTATAACCTCTTACGACCTCGTGAAAATAGATGAAGATTTTTCTAAAATCCAGGGCAATAGTATCCGCTCTTTTATGACAAAGAAGATCGCCAAACTGGAGCCTGAGGATAAAATTGGTACCGCTGCCGAGGTATTTCTTGAAAATATGTTCCACGGGATTCCTATCGTTGACAGCAATAATGTTTTAAAAGGAATTGTCACCACTCATGATGTGCTGATGTTTCTCTTTGACAGAGAGTATCCTGATCATAAAATTAACTGGAGGGGCGGCAAATAG
- a CDS encoding GNAT family N-acetyltransferase has translation MGKILLIIENDTLLQIISLFIALATFIIARAIEKKRDRRIANRDTYQKLELASIDLFRFEATNLDLIRPVWEKDEPIPAQGTAEFKATSNYVCQMLNLFELAIKFREDKILPPDVFGSWVAWFHDLVTAPGFPVFWEDQKWDYLPQLRNIMNSGLHLIEEEPDEEVMESRFYEYVSHVFKCDVVAGWTDASEDTPFDDFWRRNNPKHNRNKGKELDMTQLAIWWVTDDSEVQAMVKLFVENSKKNYISHGEIQVGRAINEKEWIQDIAARMATEFKDALKKSPFGPSRLIGAYYDGKLVGLALVEYDENPNGWYATLSDIAVDKTYRKLNIGEQIVHWIFNHLKENNIPQLFAESNLHNEPAHQFLNKLGFKTLSKVFKKNI, from the coding sequence ATGGGTAAAATATTATTGATTATCGAAAACGATACCCTCCTTCAAATCATTTCTTTATTTATTGCCTTAGCGACATTTATTATCGCCAGAGCTATTGAGAAAAAAAGAGATAGGCGGATCGCTAACCGGGATACCTATCAAAAACTCGAACTGGCATCCATTGATCTATTCCGCTTTGAGGCTACGAATCTGGATCTGATCAGACCAGTATGGGAAAAAGATGAACCGATACCAGCGCAAGGCACTGCGGAATTCAAGGCAACCTCCAATTATGTGTGCCAGATGCTGAACCTGTTCGAACTGGCCATCAAATTTCGGGAAGATAAAATTTTGCCCCCTGATGTCTTTGGGTCCTGGGTGGCCTGGTTCCACGATCTGGTCACGGCGCCGGGATTTCCTGTTTTTTGGGAGGATCAGAAGTGGGATTATCTTCCTCAACTGAGGAATATCATGAATTCCGGTTTACACCTGATCGAGGAAGAGCCGGATGAAGAGGTCATGGAAAGCCGGTTTTATGAGTACGTTTCCCATGTTTTTAAATGTGATGTGGTGGCTGGCTGGACGGATGCTTCAGAAGATACTCCTTTTGATGATTTCTGGAGAAGGAACAACCCAAAACACAACCGTAACAAAGGGAAAGAGCTCGATATGACCCAACTGGCCATCTGGTGGGTGACGGATGATTCTGAAGTGCAGGCCATGGTAAAGCTGTTTGTTGAAAATTCAAAAAAGAACTATATTTCTCACGGAGAAATCCAGGTAGGCCGGGCCATCAACGAAAAAGAATGGATCCAGGATATAGCGGCCCGTATGGCTACGGAATTTAAAGATGCCCTAAAAAAATCCCCCTTTGGCCCTTCAAGATTGATTGGAGCCTACTATGATGGAAAGCTTGTCGGACTTGCATTGGTTGAATACGATGAAAACCCAAATGGATGGTACGCCACGCTTTCAGATATTGCTGTGGATAAGACCTATCGGAAATTAAACATCGGAGAGCAAATAGTTCATTGGATTTTCAATCACCTGAAGGAAAATAACATACCACAATTATTTGCCGAGAGTAACCTGCATAACGAACCCGCTCACCAGTTTTTAAATAAACTGGGGTTTAAAACCTTGTCAAAGGTCTTCAAGAAGAATATATAA
- a CDS encoding MotA/TolQ/ExbB proton channel family protein, whose translation MFFKTILLFQTADIERDMATQSFWDTIIQSGAMGIIIMAILLFLSILGVYIFVERYLTIKRAARIDQSFMNNIRANVSAGNIQGAIALCQSTDSPIARMVEKGLRRIGKPLRDIDAAIENVGNLEVFKLEKNLSTLASVAGAAPMIGFFGTVTGMILAFMKMATEQNVTPSVLAGGIYQALLTTAFGLFVGILAFVGYNILVANVEKVVFKMERSTVDFMDLLQEPTS comes from the coding sequence ATGTTTTTCAAAACAATTTTGCTTTTCCAGACCGCCGATATCGAGAGAGATATGGCTACTCAAAGCTTTTGGGATACGATCATCCAAAGTGGAGCCATGGGGATTATTATCATGGCGATATTACTATTCCTCTCCATCCTCGGCGTTTACATTTTTGTAGAAAGATACCTGACCATCAAGCGCGCAGCGCGCATTGATCAAAGTTTCATGAACAACATCCGCGCCAATGTATCTGCCGGAAACATTCAAGGGGCTATTGCCCTTTGCCAGTCGACAGACTCTCCTATCGCACGAATGGTGGAAAAAGGACTCCGACGCATTGGAAAACCGCTGCGTGACATTGATGCCGCCATTGAAAATGTGGGCAACCTGGAGGTCTTTAAACTTGAAAAGAACCTTTCCACCCTGGCCAGCGTCGCCGGGGCTGCCCCGATGATCGGCTTTTTCGGAACGGTTACCGGTATGATCCTCGCCTTTATGAAAATGGCAACAGAACAAAACGTTACCCCAAGTGTACTGGCCGGAGGGATTTACCAGGCGTTGTTGACCACGGCTTTCGGGCTTTTTGTCGGCATCTTAGCCTTTGTTGGCTATAATATCCTCGTGGCTAATGTCGAAAAAGTAGTCTTCAAAATGGAACGATCTACCGTTGATTTTATGGATTTACTGCAGGAACCAACGTCCTAG
- a CDS encoding biopolymer transporter ExbD, producing the protein MGLKKRNKVSAEFSMSSLTDIIFLLLIFFMLTSTLANTPPFQLPQSDSKTVAPTSVNVAIRTDGTFILDNVEVDERALEKVLRQKIRIMDNQEGVSITIVAEVGTSFDQVVKVMKIAGILKVKAIIATQPKT; encoded by the coding sequence GTGGGACTCAAAAAAAGAAATAAAGTAAGTGCCGAATTCAGTATGTCGTCGTTGACGGACATTATTTTCCTGTTGTTGATCTTCTTCATGTTGACTTCAACCCTGGCCAATACGCCTCCATTCCAACTGCCTCAATCGGACTCCAAAACAGTGGCTCCGACTTCGGTCAATGTGGCCATCAGGACAGACGGAACCTTCATCCTCGACAATGTGGAGGTGGATGAACGGGCATTGGAAAAAGTACTGCGGCAAAAGATCCGGATCATGGATAACCAGGAGGGAGTATCCATTACCATCGTGGCAGAAGTTGGCACCTCCTTTGACCAGGTCGTTAAAGTGATGAAAATCGCGGGAATACTTAAAGTAAAGGCCATTATTGCTACCCAACCAAAAACCTGA
- the lpxB gene encoding lipid-A-disaccharide synthase → MRYYIIAGEASGDLHASNLMKSLTRKDPEAQFRCWGGDLMQAAGGDLVKHFRELAFMGFWEVAKNIRTILRNMKFCKSDILQWKPDVIILVDYPGFNLRIAKWAKSHGICVFYYISPQIWAWKEKRVHEIREHVNRMYVILPFEKDFYKKYDYEVDFVGHPLLDVISNYRQDPDFRVKNQLDDRPVIALLPGSRKQEINAILSEMLKVVVDFPDHQFVVAGAPSIPPDIYEAIIGKRPVSVVFAQTYDLLSEARAALVTSGTATLETALFNVPQVVCYRGSYITYYLIRAMIKVPYISLVNLILNRSFLKELIQGEFNRSNLRKELSFILDKKNATLIHESYHELKKILGENGASEKAADLMYKAATICRPSS, encoded by the coding sequence ATGCGGTATTACATCATAGCAGGGGAAGCTTCCGGCGATTTACACGCTTCCAATCTCATGAAAAGCCTGACGCGAAAAGATCCTGAAGCTCAGTTCAGATGCTGGGGCGGTGATCTTATGCAGGCAGCAGGAGGGGACTTGGTAAAACATTTCCGGGAACTCGCTTTTATGGGTTTTTGGGAGGTGGCCAAAAATATTCGTACCATTTTGCGGAATATGAAGTTTTGCAAATCCGATATCCTGCAATGGAAGCCCGATGTGATCATCCTGGTAGATTATCCGGGGTTCAACCTTCGCATTGCCAAATGGGCTAAATCGCACGGTATCTGCGTATTTTATTACATTTCGCCCCAGATTTGGGCCTGGAAAGAAAAAAGGGTACACGAGATCAGGGAGCATGTGAACCGCATGTATGTCATTCTGCCTTTTGAAAAGGATTTTTATAAAAAATATGATTATGAAGTTGATTTTGTAGGGCATCCCCTGTTGGATGTCATTTCAAATTATCGACAGGATCCGGATTTTCGGGTTAAAAATCAATTGGATGACCGACCTGTGATCGCGTTGCTGCCAGGCAGCAGGAAACAGGAAATCAATGCTATCTTGAGTGAGATGCTTAAGGTGGTGGTGGATTTTCCCGATCACCAATTCGTGGTGGCGGGGGCTCCATCGATACCCCCGGATATTTATGAGGCAATTATTGGAAAACGGCCGGTATCGGTGGTTTTCGCACAGACCTATGATTTATTGTCTGAAGCCAGGGCAGCCCTTGTTACTTCAGGGACTGCTACGCTTGAAACTGCTTTGTTTAATGTACCCCAGGTAGTCTGTTACCGGGGGAGTTATATTACCTATTATTTGATCAGGGCAATGATAAAGGTTCCCTATATCTCTTTGGTCAATCTCATCCTCAACCGGTCGTTTTTGAAAGAACTGATTCAGGGGGAATTCAACAGGAGTAACCTTCGCAAGGAACTTTCTTTTATTTTGGATAAAAAAAATGCAACCCTTATTCACGAATCTTACCATGAACTGAAAAAGATTCTGGGTGAAAATGGTGCCTCTGAAAAAGCTGCTGACCTGATGTATAAAGCGGCGACTATTTGCCGCCCCTCCAGTTAA